One Salvia splendens isolate huo1 chromosome 1, SspV2, whole genome shotgun sequence genomic window, cAAAAGAAATCTAACAAATCATAATTATTAGACTTATACATGTAAAACAACAAAACCCTCTCACTTTGAAGGAAATATCAATGATATAGGACGAAGTCATTGTAGGAGAAAGGATAGTCCAAATTGCATTTATTGTACTAATCATATTTAATTAAGACTAAACTCctaaaataatcaaatcattAGTCCACTCTCTAAACTCCTAAAATTtagttcatttattttaaactttttcaAACTCAAACCGAAACCCATCTTCTCCCTCCTCCAAATCCCTCATTCTTATCTTTACACTcactcaattctctctctccctctctctgcaaaAATCGAAATCTCTTTTTCTTCTGCATTTCACAAAAGAGGAAATGATCTTCGAAGAGAACCCATCTCTTCGAGAAACCTGTTTCCACATCAATAAAACTGTATTGCTCGTTTTCTGAAGAAACCCTTTTCGATTATTTTACTTTTCCCCCAAATCTTTGATACCGCATTCATCGGAACGAAGCAAAAGATCGAAATTCGATCGCCGTCGGAGAAAAATCTGCAGATTGGAGTGGCAAAAGGGGCTGAATTCCGAAGTGTGGGGATTTCTCAAATCTTTTAAGAAATTTTCAGTGGATTGTGTCACAGATGAAGCACATTGACAGCCCATCAACCCCTGGGAAATTCAAGATGGAGAAAGCTCCGTACAATCGGCTGCGGCTGCAATCTTCAATAGCTAAGCTCACTTTTTGGTCTTTTGTATTTGTTGGAATGATATTCGTATTCTTCTATAGATCACCGTCTTCTTTGTACCCGGCCTCCTCAGATCTTTCTAGAAGGTCTCTTAGAACTAGCTCGTATTCAGGCCCTAATTTCGAAAAAAAGGTTAGGCAATCTGCTAAGCCTAGGTCAAGGCATGGCATGTCTGTGTTGGTCACAGGGGCTGCTGGTTTTGTAGGCACTCATGTCTCCGCCTCGCTTAAGAGGCGAGGGGATGGCGTTTTGGGGCTCGATAATTTCAACAGTTACTATGATCCCTCGCTTAAGAGGGCGAGGCAGACACTGCTAGAGCGTAGTGGGGTGTACATTGTGGAGGGTGATATCAATGATGGTGAATTGTTGGCTAAGCTGTTTGATATCGTGCCTTTCACTCATGTTATGCATCTGGCAGCGCAGGCTGGTGTGCGTTTCGCCATGGAGAATCCTAGCTCATATGTTCACAGCAACATTGCTGGCCTTGTTAGTGTGCTCGAGTTTTGCAAGAATGCGAATCCTCAGCCTGCTATAGTTTGGGCATCAAGTAGCTCAGTCTATGGACTGAACACAAAGGTGCCCTTTTCCGAGAGGGATAGGACTGATCAGCCTGCTAGTTTGTATGCAGCTACTAAGAAGGCTGGTGAGGAGATTGCACACACGTATAACCACATATATGGGCTTTCACTGACAGGGTTGAGATTTTTCACGGTTTATGGACCTTGGGGCAGACCTGACATGGCTTATTTCTTCTTTACTAGGGATATCTTGAAAGGGAAGTCTATTCCAATCTTTGAAGCGGTTAATCACGGTACCGTGGCGAGGGATTTTACCTTCATTGAGGATATAGTGAAGGGGTGTTTAGCTGCACTGGATACTGCAGAGAAGAGTACTGGCAGCGGTGGCAAGAAGACGGGGCCGGCTCAATTACGCGTTTATAATTTGGGGAACACGTCTCCTGTGCCTGTGGGGGATCTAGTGAGCATTTTGGAGAAATTGCTTAAGGTGAAGGCAAAGAGGTTGGTCATGAAGATGCCGAGGAATGGGGATGTGCCGTTTACGCATGCTAACATAAGCTTGGCTGAGAGGGAGCTTGGCTATAAGCCCACAACAGATCTGCATACCGGGTTGAAGAAATTTGTTCAATGGTATCTTAGTTACTATGTTGATGGCAAGAAGAGCACTCGGTGATACATTTTTTTTCACGAATTGTGTGGTAGGATTGTTCTATTCTTGTTCGTTTGGATTGATATGATTGTTTTCTGAACTATTTTGTTCGCCTCCTCTGATTATCTTGTTATCACATATCTTGATAATGCCATATAAAGATAATATCCATGATCCGACGATGAAGAAGCTCTTTTGGTTGTTGGGCTTTGATCCTTGGTGTTCTGACCTACATCGAAGCACAAATCAAATCTGGTATCCAGTAGGATTGTGATTGTTGTAACTTTACCACTGTAAAATTCCATACTGAGAGCAATTTACTCATTGATGGACGTGTACGATTTGGATCCAATTCAAATAAATAGCAGAGAATAGTATGTCTGCTAAACTTTCCACATAAATTTCTTATATAAACTGGGACTTCATCAGTTGCATTTTATTCTTGCTGTGGTGTCCACATTAATATTCAGTTTCATCAAGTTCATTGCCCTCACAGCTTTGCTCTTGTTAGGCATGTATGATACACATCTGTTAATCAATTATATTTTTGGTTCTGTGTTTTATATACTCTTGCAGCTACACCTTGGAGACAGGGCTGGCCAACTCTGATAACTGATCTTCATTCTTTCCCTGAGATGCTACAGCAGATTGATGGGTCATGATTTGGCAGGGAAGTCGTTCCCGAACCTATGTGATTTTGTCTGTTGTTTGTTTGATTTCATATGCATTCATGGGGGTAGTGGATGGTCCTTTTTTATGAACTTTGATTGGCCCGACTTGTGGACTTATATGAAGTCTTTTTGTTATGAGAAAGATACGTGTAGAGTTTTGTTACTATTACTGCCTTAGCTCTTAGTCACAGCTTACTTCAATTATCATACTCTTTAGAGTTAGTTGAAAAGCTTACAGTTGTAGGTTGAGAAAGGGAAACACAACTTAATTGTGGCATAAGCAAAGAAAGGGTCCAAATCAATTATGTATGCATATTAGGTTTGTGGTCATcttaatgtttttttatatgCTTCGTACCTGTAGAAGAAAGTGTAAAATCATCAGCCAAGAACTGTAACCGTCTCGTGCTATTTTCGTATAGTGCTTAGTGCTTCCCAATTCTTCATAGCTAGTTCAGTTTATTCCACAGCCGTGTTCCATCCATGTTCCTGAATGTAATGCGATACAATATCGGCCTGGTTTGGGTATTTGCCCAGTTTTCTTGGTAATGTTACATTTTAGTGTTTGTAAGAATGTCTTATTGTTTTGGTTTTCTGTCACTTTTTATGTGTGATTATTTCTGCTTGTTTCAGCCGTCTGGTTTACTGTTTTGTGCACCAATGATGTCAGATTAGGGATACAGTAATATTGCAGTATCTTCGAACAAGATGTCATTTTCAACCATTAAGATTTTTCGTTGCAACGATGTAATATTACTACACTAGATTTTGTATAAGACACTTTATCATTAAGGAGATTTTAATAAACATCAAATAACATGCTAATATGATCGCACTCTGCCACTCCATCAACAAGGTTTCTTGTATCTTGTAGAAAATCTCATCGTTCAAAATCAATAGATCCTCCAAAGAAGCAAAAAAAGCAATGGCAATAATAGATCCTCCAAAGAAGCAAAAAAAGGAATGGCAATATACTACTCGAGTATTTACACATTTAATAAAGATTATGCTGAAACATGGTTCTCACTCATTGGAGCAGTTATACACACCCTTCCCTGTGATGTTTCGTACAAGAAATGGATCGTCAAGTGTGCATAATAAGCATCATCATGTTTTACCTTGAAAGAGAATTTCAATTGGAATATCCATTGCCATCTAAAAAGGTATGGGCCGTCTCTGAGGCCAAGATTCTGTCTTCTGGAAGTACTTCACAGGCACCACTCCATCAAAACCCTCGGTTAAAATCACCTTGTTGTCggatacaaaaagtttcattccCTCTGAGTACAGAGAAGAATATCAGCAGATGCAATATAATACCATATCATGTCTGTTGTGAACTACCATGTTTAGTGGAGTACCTTCCATAGCTTTTCTCACATCAAGAAAGATTAACGTGTCAACATCTCGCCTCATACCTGAAAAATCAGATCATACATATATCAAGACATCATTCAGAAATATGATGATTTCTAATGCACATGTTAAATTATCGCCAGTCTTCTGAGCTCCTCCAATCTATAGTTATTCCAGGCTATTATATTAGTAGTAATTATGAAACTATGCAACCAAGgtttaaagttataattttatatatggaGAAATTAGTAAAATTCTATGTTAGTTATAAGAGTGATTTCACAAAGGAAAAATCATACCACTAACAACTTCTGCATCccttggcaagccactacaGAAATGCACGTGTAACCTCTGCATGCGCTTGAGACCCTCCCTTCGGATTGATTCCAAGTTCTTCTTGTAGGTTCCATGCACACAAACTTACAAAACCAAGCATGCATGAAAGATGTGATACAGTTTATCATATCTGACGATGAAAAAGAGGGCAATCAATGTAAAATCTAACCTGGAACTTCTTCAGGTGAAAGTATAGGCTTCAACAGGCTCTCTGTTTCCACTGTCTGTCAAACAAAATGACAATGAAGGAGAATTTTTAAGAATAATGAGAACATATTTGACACAGCTAGTACACCATTTAAGAGTTAGAATCACAAAAACAATTTTCAAGAACGATGAATATGACAAGAACTGAAGATCCCAACTGAGCACAAATACCACAATTTTAGATATCAATACAAAGGCAGACAAAAGGTTACACCATAACAGTATTACTCAAAATGCACACAGTACGATGTTAggtatattattattagataATCAATTGAATTTTAGAATCAGATATTAGTAATCATGCCTCACATCACATATTGTCAATGAACTTAACTAGAGAGGTACATGCacctcaaaaataaaataaataaaatactactaaggTGCTAGAGCTCCTCTCTAGGTTGCGAGCCATCAAGGAAGTTCCATTTTTGACAAATTCTAATGAATTATAAATACCTTTCTATAAAATCTATTTCTGTAACTTGACATAGAAGTTTAGAAGACAATGTTAACTTTCAGTTAGTATTCCTTTTACAAAAATCCAACCAAAACACAGCCTCTTTTGCAATAGTATTTCGTAAGGCATATTACCACTATACTGTGACCTTGGTTTGCACGTAGCAAAAGCCCTCCATTTTCTTCCAATAGGCTAAACCGCTGTTTGTTATCTTGTCTGACAGCCTGTGGACATATCAAAAGTATTTACGCATAAACTAAAgtgaaaaagaaacaaaagattTGGTTAAAGAAAAGCATGCatcaaaagaaaacaaaaccACACATGATACCGATGGCAAATAAACTTGAAGATTAAGAGTCAAACCTCTCTAATTTCTTCGACTGTGTGTGATCGCAATGGAATATTTGCCATAGTTTTCAAATTTAACTTAAGCAGATCTTGGACCTTGACATAACCATCATTCCTCATACCCAGATTCAAGTCAGAGGCCTGGTGTCTCAATATGCGCGTTCTGGAGTTTATACAACAAACTAGCTTATATGAGAATGAGAAGAGATCTATTCAACACGTTACACTATTAGGAATTAGAGTTGAgcaaatagtataaaattaaaaaatctatCAAACTAGTCCAACTTCTAAAATCATAACATGTAGCCCATCTTTCCAAGTTTATTCACTTCTACCACGAAAGATGATATAATAATACTATGGGGTGATTAACTTTCATCACAAAACTTACTTTTCTAGAAATTTTTCTTAGTATAAAAGTGGCATCAAGGCCCTTTCAAACACATTCGAAGTTTTCAATGTGTTTATTTGAATACAACACCCAATCATCTATGGATACTATCAATAAAGAAAGAGTTCCCTAAATTATCTCGCATGTTTAAATTGGATACTCTTCCTAGCATCTGCTCTTCATTCTTTTCCATACAAATATATAGGATGCTTGTCTATAACTGATCGTATGATCCTACACCAACATGAAAAAACCATTCCAAGAAAGTAAAGGAATAAAATTCCAACAGAAAGACCAATATAACCACATACAGCAGTCTGCCAAGTGCATTAATCTTATCATTTCCAGAAGAGGTGCTGCCATTCCCTCTTGATCTTTGGCGGTTATCTTTTGTCTCAATTCCTCTACCTCTGCCTCCACTACTGCCACATAAGTCATTACGCCAAAAATCAGACACGGAGAAGCATGAAAAACAATATACAGAAGCTCATTCAGTCaatatttctttctttaaaatagaaaattccaTGATACTATGATAgagattaaaaatttaaaagaagaagaaaaaacaagTAACCAACCCTTTGTTATAATGAGCTGAGGTAACATAACTGGGGTTTCCAGCTGCAACGCGATGACTTTCCATCAATCTTAAGTGTTGGAATCTGGAATGTTGCAACAAGGAACGAGAATCAACTATGGAAGGTGTCAGCAAAAGAGGGCGGTAACCTAGAACGCGGAAAGCTACGGACATCTACAAATGTATGACATACGTTAGTTGGTATGACTGAAAAATTGGCAAGAATGTGAAATGAAAGAATGTTTTGTTTCTAAGTGATCAGGATCTACTTGAACAATTATAACATGCTTTCATTTCAAAATTCCACACGCTATGTTGCAAGCATAGAGAGTACTACTATTTAAGGGAAAATTCGAAGAAAGGACGCCATGCAAAAATGTATCCGCCATTTGGACCATGAAAAACAAAGTTTCCAGACATGGTATAGACGCGAGAAGCTCTCGCGCGTTTTAAAGTGAAACACGCATGAAGCTCTTGCGTGTTTTAACTAAACACGCGAGACGCTCTCGCGTGTTTGGGTTGACACGcgacacgctctcgcgtgtttcaGCTAGACACACACGcgacacgctctcgcgtgtttcaGCTAGACACAACTTCTGGTCCAAACGGCAGAGACCTCACTTTCCACTCGCGAATTCACTTCCAGCTCGCTCAATCTCTCACTCTCAGCGACGGCCAACGTTTCTAGCCGGCGAAAATCGAAGTGAATCCGTGATTTTGTTGCTCTAATTCCTATTTTAAGTGGTGTTAGGTAATTATTGactattaatttcaattatcattGCTATATGTTAGTTAGGTATAGATTTAGGGTTTATGGCATTgaacttggtattgaattttcgATTTTAATGTTGTTCAATATTTATCTAAGTATGTTGAATTTGTAGTATATGATGTTATGTCGCACTTATTTTGCAGGTTTAATggtgtttgtgagtttatattgggatgagaaaattattcagctcccaggtttgggtgttgcttatgatccccctcgtgcaaattcatttattatattgaatgaaaagatATCATATTATCAGCTTGTATcaatgatatgtgaaaaaattggaattgagTTGGATGCACATACGATTGATTTAACATGGAGGCATCCTGTGGTTTTTAGTGGGGTGGTGAATTATATAGCTACACCAGTGGATGCtaatttgttggagtatatgtttggcgaaaatccacgtcaaattgaactttttattgaatatactccTGTTACCACTGCGTTGCAATTTGAACCACCTATCACTCATCATGATGTTGGAACGTCTAGGAATGTTGGAACGTCTAGGAGAGATGGTTATCCTAGTTTTGATGTCGGGACATCTAGGAGGGATGATGAATATCATAGCTTTGAATTCAACACATCTGGGAGAGAGGTTGATGAACCACTAGATGTACCAAATTTGACATGTGATGGTTATTATGGTTCTGATAATGGTGATGGTGcagatggttctgataattgtgatggtgCAGATAATGTTGGTGGTGCAGATGACTCTGATTGTGATGGTTCCGATGGTTCTCAACCAAGTGATTTTGATTATAGTGCAGAATCATGTGAAGATTCTACAGACGATGAGGCACTTGATATGATGGTTGAGAAGTATGATGTACAACCATCTGTTCGTGGGGAGCAATCTGTTCCCAACTATGTGCCTGAAGGGCTACCATTTTTTCGATCATTGCCATGCGAAGGCAGCCGAGGTTACTTTTCAGAAGACCATGGATTGGCTGATGAAAATATGTGGTATTGGGATGATGATAATCCGAGACATATAGATGttggaacaaaatttgatagcaaattgCAGTTGAAAACTGCTATCACATTATGGCATGTGGGAACAGGTCGGATGTATGAGGTTATGGATAGTCATTCAagaagatggcatgcagtttgtaggGACCCCTTTGGTCCGAAAAGAAGAGGCAGGGACCTTGGGCAACGCTACCCATGTAATTGGGAGGTTAAAGCAACGTTTAAGAAACGTGATGGTAGCTGGTCTATCAACTCATGGGTTGATCGTCATTGCTGTATGGGAGATCACGATCCAAGTGAACATGTTAATCTTACATCATCCATGATTGCTCTCTGCATTCGAAGTCAAATTGAAAACGATGCAGCATTCAAGCCTTCTGCAGTACGTACATATATCAAAGATAAATTTCACGTGAAAATCagctacaagaaagcatggtactCTCGCAGAAAagctattgagcttgtatatggtGGGTGGGAGGGGTCCTTCAGACAACTCCCCAGCTACCTGACTGAGTTGCAAACTCAAAATCCGGGGACAATCGTTGAGTGGTTGCATGACCCTGTATTGAGTCAAGGTAATACAAAGGTGTTCCGCTACGTATTTTGGGCATTTGGGccagcaatagaggcgttccaAGTAGCAAAGCCGGTCTTATCAGTTGATGGGACTCACCTGCGTGGAAGATTGAAAGGTAAACTACTTGCTGCAGTAGGTTACGATGCAAATAAGAATTGTTTGCCTGTTGCTTTTGCTATTGTCGATGAAGAAACAAACGAGAGTTGGAGTTGGTTTTTGAATCTTGTGAGAGTGCATATTATAAAGCATGACCAGGAAGTGTGCATAATAAGTGACAGACATCAAGGCATTATAAATGCCATGAAGGCTGATGTGTGGAAAGAGACACCTGTAACAAATAAAACATGCATATTTAATAACATACATACTTTTAAAATGAAACAACAACTATAAAAATACAATACTTACCTGGACTGTAGATGCTGATGCAACAGTGTTCATCCCTACTTCTGGAAGCCTACCCGGCTGCGTGATATATGTAATGGTAATTTTAAAATACCACTCCATGTATTGTCGAGTCCTCATCACCTGCATGTGGTCTGCAAGAGGCTCCATGTAAGCGTTAGTAACGAACTCAGACCTTCTCTCCCAATATTGGATGTAGGCCTTGTTCTGCACAGCCCAGTTCGTCTTAGCCTTTCCACGCCGATTGGTTTTGAAGTGAGTTTCATTGAAACCCCAATCACGCAATTCCGAGATGAACGGCGTGCCTCCAAATTGTCTAACCACGCGTTCAGGTTCATGTGCTTCTACAATAGCCCAACACACAATGTACGTCACAGATCTCCAACTGTTGTTCATATCGAGGCAGGAGTCTGGCAATTGACGGTCCACGTAGGgcatccaaataaactacaataacaagtttatattaaaattaccCAAATATATATCAAACATTATTCATTTTACCTGGTTATTTTGGAGTAATGACAACTGTTCACGATAATGTCGAACCGAATGTTTGGGGGCTCTGTTTATCATATAGGAGCCAGTCCACCTACAATAAAAAAAGTTATCAATTAAATATGTTGTCATTAAATACACAAATGAGAGGAAACAACAAACTTACATTAAGGCACATGGAGTGTTGTTTGTATGTATACGTGCCGCTACAAAATCCGGTCTCAAAGTGGGCATTCTCTCCCACACCCAAAGCTGTAGGAGCACCGTCGGACCTCCAATGTCTGACCTTTTGCCCATAGACGCCTCACACAGATTATGGTATAATGTAGCAAGTGCAGCACTCGCCCAACTAATCATAGAGGCAGCCTCTACATCTCGAAGTTGGGTCAACCACATGAGAGGTATCTTACACCCTGAGCCGTCGGGTAAGATCAACCCTCCCAATAGCACAAGCACAATCATACGTGCCCGTTGAATGTAGGCTTCGTCTTCGAGACCATCTCCTAACGGTTCAATCGCCATCCTATGTATTAGCGCGGATGCCAAGATACCGTTTTCCTTCATCTCGCTTTGAAGGGGATAGAAGCCCAAGAGCTCTTCACATAAACCCCTCCACCCAGATTCACAAAACCCATTTCCGGTGAAGGGTACTCCATCAACACGTAATGCCCATAATACTTGTACGTCTTGTAATGTAATGGTAGTTTCCCCTACGGGAAGATGGAATGTATGTGTCTCTGGCCTCCAGCGCTCAACCAAAGCTGTGATCAACGCATGATCTACATCCAGAGCCTTACCACAGAAAAGTACTCCACCTAAACCAAATCTACAGACATAATCAATCACGCGTCTGTGATGATTATCGATTTCCCAGAAATGTCCTTCAAAGCGCCGAATATTGAAAGAGGCTGTTTCCTGGCCTGCCCACGCCTTGCGCGATATATGACTGTGCTGATAATGCAAAACAGAAGGATCTTCTGGTCCATATCGGGACAtcctaatataatcaaaatttaaccatgttcaataattcaaaaccaaattcaataattcaaaacctAAATATCAACCACATTCAAcaaatcaacaccaaattcaacaaattaacacCATATTCAACCATATTCAATATTTCAAcaataattcaaccaaattcaataattcataaccaaatcaataattcaaaaccaaagtcaataattcaacaaaatatcaatcacattcaccaaattaagatcaaatgcaacaaaataacaccaaattcaacataaaataaacatattgaataattcaacaccaaattcaactaAATTGAACCAAAATACTTTCTAACCCATAAACCCTAACTATTATACCCACCTAAAAAATACCAATAAAATTCGAAAATAAGGGTTCAAActtacctaacaacacttcaaaTTGGAATGGGAGAGCTAAATATGGGATTAGCCCGCTGCTTTCACCGATTTTCGCTGGTTTCGCCGCTGCTCTTCGCGTGTTTGGGGTCTGTTCTGCCTTCTGGACGTATTTTGAACCAAGGGAGACACGCGAGAGCGTGTTGCGTGTTTGctttaaacacgcgagagcgtgtcgCGTGTTTTCTTTAAACACGCGAGAA contains:
- the LOC121751863 gene encoding serine/threonine-protein phosphatase 7 long form homolog isoform X2, which encodes MSRYGPEDPSVLHYQHSHISRKAWAGQETASFNIRRFEGHFWEIDNHHRRVIDYVCRFGLGGVLFCGKALDVDHALITALVERWRPETHTFHLPVGETTITLQDVQVLWALRVDGVPFTGNGFCESGWRGLCEELLGFYPLQSEMKENGILASALIHRMAIEPLGDGLEDEAYIQRARMIVLVLLGGLILPDGSGCKIPLMWLTQLRDVEAASMISWASAALATLYHNLCEASMGKRSDIGGPTVLLQLWVWERMPTLRPDFVAARIHTNNTPCALMWTGSYMINRAPKHSVRHYREQLSLLQNNQFIWMPYVDRQLPDSCLDMNNSWRSVTYIVCWAIVEAHEPERVVRQFGGTPFISELRDWGFNETHFKTNRRGKAKTNWAVQNKAYIQYWERRSEFVTNAYMEPLADHMQVMRTRQYMEWYFKITITYITQPGRLPEVGMNTVASASTVQMSVAFRVLGYRPLLLTPSIVDSRSLLQHSRFQHLRLMESHRVAAGNPSYVTSAHYNKGGGRGRGIETKDNRQRSRGNGSTSSGNDKINALGRLLTRILRHQASDLNLGMRNDGYVKVQDLLKLNLKTMANIPLRSHTVEEIREAVRQDNKQRFSLLEENGGLLLRANQGHSIVTVETESLLKPILSPEEVPVCVHGTYKKNLESIRREGLKRMQRLHVHFCSGLPRDAEVVSGMRRDVDTLIFLDVRKAMEEGMKLFVSDNKVILTEGFDGVVPVKYFQKTESWPQRRPIPF
- the LOC121751883 gene encoding UDP-glucuronate 4-epimerase 3-like; the encoded protein is MKHIDSPSTPGKFKMEKAPYNRLRLQSSIAKLTFWSFVFVGMIFVFFYRSPSSLYPASSDLSRRSLRTSSYSGPNFEKKVRQSAKPRSRHGMSVLVTGAAGFVGTHVSASLKRRGDGVLGLDNFNSYYDPSLKRARQTLLERSGVYIVEGDINDGELLAKLFDIVPFTHVMHLAAQAGVRFAMENPSSYVHSNIAGLVSVLEFCKNANPQPAIVWASSSSVYGLNTKVPFSERDRTDQPASLYAATKKAGEEIAHTYNHIYGLSLTGLRFFTVYGPWGRPDMAYFFFTRDILKGKSIPIFEAVNHGTVARDFTFIEDIVKGCLAALDTAEKSTGSGGKKTGPAQLRVYNLGNTSPVPVGDLVSILEKLLKVKAKRLVMKMPRNGDVPFTHANISLAERELGYKPTTDLHTGLKKFVQWYLSYYVDGKKSTR
- the LOC121751863 gene encoding serine/threonine-protein phosphatase 7 long form homolog isoform X3 — its product is MSRYGPEDPSVLHYQHSHISRKAWAGQETASFNIRRFEGHFWEIDNHHRRVIDYVCRFGLGGVLFCGKALDVDHALITALVERWRPETHTFHLPVGETTITLQDVQVLWALRVDGVPFTGNGFCESGWRGLCEELLGFYPLQSEMKENGILASALIHRMAIEPLGDGLEDEAYIQRARMIVLVLLGGLILPDGSGCKIPLMWLTQLRDVEAASMISWASAALATLYHNLCEASMGKRSDIGGPTVLLQLWVWERMPTLRPDFVAARIHTNNTPCALMWTGSYMINRAPKHSVRHYREQLSLLQNNQFIWMPYVDRQLPDSCLDMNNSWRSVTYIVCWAIVEAHEPERVVRQFGGTPFISELRDWGFNETHFKTNRRGKAKTNWAVQNKAYIQYWERRSEFVTNAYMEPLADHMQMSVAFRVLGYRPLLLTPSIVDSRSLLQHSRFQHLRLMESHRVAAGNPSYVTSAHYNKGSGGRGRGIETKDNRQRSRGNGSTSSGNDKINALGRLLTRILRHQASDLNLGMRNDGYVKVQDLLKLNLKTMANIPLRSHTVEEIREAVRQDNKQRFSLLEENGGLLLRANQGHSIVTVETESLLKPILSPEEVPVCVHGTYKKNLESIRREGLKRMQRLHVHFCSGLPRDAEVVSGMRRDVDTLIFLDVRKAMEEGMKLFVSDNKVILTEGFDGVVPVKYFQKTESWPQRRPIPF
- the LOC121751863 gene encoding serine/threonine-protein phosphatase 7 long form homolog isoform X1, whose translation is MSRYGPEDPSVLHYQHSHISRKAWAGQETASFNIRRFEGHFWEIDNHHRRVIDYVCRFGLGGVLFCGKALDVDHALITALVERWRPETHTFHLPVGETTITLQDVQVLWALRVDGVPFTGNGFCESGWRGLCEELLGFYPLQSEMKENGILASALIHRMAIEPLGDGLEDEAYIQRARMIVLVLLGGLILPDGSGCKIPLMWLTQLRDVEAASMISWASAALATLYHNLCEASMGKRSDIGGPTVLLQLWVWERMPTLRPDFVAARIHTNNTPCALMWTGSYMINRAPKHSVRHYREQLSLLQNNQFIWMPYVDRQLPDSCLDMNNSWRSVTYIVCWAIVEAHEPERVVRQFGGTPFISELRDWGFNETHFKTNRRGKAKTNWAVQNKAYIQYWERRSEFVTNAYMEPLADHMQVMRTRQYMEWYFKITITYITQPGRLPEVGMNTVASASTVQMSVAFRVLGYRPLLLTPSIVDSRSLLQHSRFQHLRLMESHRVAAGNPSYVTSAHYNKGSGGRGRGIETKDNRQRSRGNGSTSSGNDKINALGRLLTRILRHQASDLNLGMRNDGYVKVQDLLKLNLKTMANIPLRSHTVEEIREAVRQDNKQRFSLLEENGGLLLRANQGHSIVTVETESLLKPILSPEEVPVCVHGTYKKNLESIRREGLKRMQRLHVHFCSGLPRDAEVVSGMRRDVDTLIFLDVRKAMEEGMKLFVSDNKVILTEGFDGVVPVKYFQKTESWPQRRPIPF